A portion of the Lolium rigidum isolate FL_2022 chromosome 1, APGP_CSIRO_Lrig_0.1, whole genome shotgun sequence genome contains these proteins:
- the LOC124672256 gene encoding transcription factor MYB93-like, with amino-acid sequence MGRPPSSGENGLKKGPWTTEEDEKLMSYIQKHGHGSWRALPQLAGLNRCGKSCRLRWTNYLKPDIKRGKFSQEEEQTILQLHTILGNKWSAIAKHLPGRTDNEIKNFWNTHLRKKLIKMGIDPMTHRPRTDFFAVLPQLIALANLRQFVEHQPCDHTARLQTEAVQAANLQYMHSLLQFAASIATSPTTSSSLNTLTTDLEQISPQQTLSPSVLEGICGIDLAGQKHQNQMPSITVGHTIGNIDPNSITNVEQHSCEGENSSQKRLFLSENSLPPLTDMAVSNMCNSICISNYNGVSSPLPSWSEFLLDEELLKEIS; translated from the exons ATGGGGAGGCCACCTTCTAGTGGTGAGAATGGCCTGAAGAAGGGGCCCTGGACTACTGAAGAAGACGAGAAGCTCATGAGCTACATCCAGAAGCATGGCCATGGAAGCTGGAGGGCGCTGCCTCAACTTGCTG GCTTGAACCGGTGTGGCAAGAGCTGCCGGCTAAGATGGACCAACTACCTGAAGCCAGACATCAAGAGAGGGAAGTTCTCCCAGGAGGAAGAACAAACCATCCTACAACTACATACCATCCTCGGCAACAA GTGGTCAGCTATTGCCAAGCATCTCCCTGGACGGACAGACAATGAGATAAAGAACTTCTGGAACACTCACCTCAGAAAGAAGCTCATCAAGATGGGGATCGATCCCATGACCCACCGTCCGAGAACAGACTTCTTTGCTGTTCTCCCGCAGCTCATCGCACTTGCCAACCTTCGCCAGTTCGTCGAGCATCAACCATGCGATCACACTGCCAGGCTGCAGACCGAAGCAGTCCAGGCTGCTAACCTCCAGTACATGCACTCACTGCTTCAATTTGCAGCGTCCATAGCCACCAGCCCCACTACCAGCAGCAGCCTCAACACTCTCACTACAGACCTGGAGCAGATCAGCCCTCAACAGACGCTTTCACCAAGTGTACTTGAGGGTATTTGTGGCATAGACTTAGCAGGGCAGAAGCATCAGAACCAAATGCCTAGCATTACCGTTGGTCACACAATTGGCAACATCGACCCGAATTCAATTACCAACGTTGAGCAGCATAGCTGTGAGGGAGAGAACAGTAGCCAGAAAAGGCTGTTTCTCTCTGAAAACTCCCTTCCACCACTCACTGACATGGCCGTTTCAAACATGTGTAATTCCATCTGCATCTCAAACTACAATGGCGTCAGTAGTCCATTGCCCAGTTGGTCAGAATTCCTACTTGATGAAGAGCTCCTGAAAGAGATTTCCTGA